A window of the Echeneis naucrates chromosome 3, fEcheNa1.1, whole genome shotgun sequence genome harbors these coding sequences:
- the psmb1 gene encoding proteasome subunit beta type-1 produces the protein MLSMQNFGDNGKMKDYHYTGPVEHRFSPYAFNGGTVLAVAGEDFAIVASDTRLSEGYSIHSRDSPKCYKLTDTTVIGCSGFHGDCLTLTKIIDARLKMYKHSNNKTMTSGAIAAMLSTILYSRRFFPYYVYNIIGGLDEEGKGAVYSFDPVGSYQRDTYKAGGSASAMLQPLLDNQIGFKNMEGVQHVPLTKDKAVQLVKDVFISAAERDVYTGDALRICIITKEGINEQTLPLRKD, from the exons ATGCTCTCAATGCAGAATTTTGGAGACAATGGGAAGATGAAAGATTATCATTATACCGGCCCGGTGGAGCACCGGTTCTCCCCGTACGCCTTTAACGGAGG AACTGTGTTAGCTGTTGCCGGAGAAGACTTCGCCATCGTAGCCTCAGACACTAGACTGAGTGAAGGCTACTCAATCCACAGCCGGGACTCCCCGAAATGCTACAAGCT GACAGACACAACTGTCATTGGATGCagtggtttccatggtgactGCCTGACGCTGACAAAAATCATTGATGCCAGATTAAAG ATGTACAAACACTCGAACAATAAGACCATGACCAGTGGGGCCATTGCAGCTATGTTGTCTACCATTCTGTACAGCAGGCGGTTCTTCCCATACTATGTCTATAACATCATTGGCGGGCTAGATGAGGAGG GTAAGGGAGCAGTGTACAGTTTTGACCCAGTGGGCTCCTACCAGAGAGACACCTACAAAGCTGGAGGATCAGCAAGTGCCATGCTACAGCCGCTGCTCGACAACCAG ATTGGTTTTAAGAACATGGAGGGTGTGCAGCATGTCCCTCTGACGAAGGACAAGGCAGTTCAGCTGGTCAAAGATGTCTTCATCTCGGCTGCAGAGAGAGATGTCTACACCGGAGATGCCCTTCGGATCTGTATCATCACTAAGGAGGGAATTAACGAGCAGACTCTACCTTTGAGGAAAGACTGA
- the phf10 gene encoding PHD finger protein 10, whose amino-acid sequence MAAVLPVRPPCDSNPATPGAQSIKEDVIEEESNDGSQPPKRRRMGSGDSSRSCDTPSQELGPTYFPAENLTEYKWPPDDTGEYYMLQEQVSEYLGVTSFKRKYPDMERRDLSHKEKLYLREQNVITETQCTLGLTALRSDEVIDLMIKEYPTKHSEYSVILQERERQRIAKEYSQMQQQNPQKVEASKVPEYIKKAAKKAAEFNSNFNRERMEERRAYFDLQTHIIQVPQGRFKVLAPELTRTGPYPVALIPGQFQDYYKRYSPNELRYLPLNTALFEPPLDPELPALDSEPDSDDAEDGKDEKKNKNSSDSSSGNTSDVESQEGGSGQGHKSKAKDRTSTPGKDGNLRHSASHKATPGYKPKVIPNAICGICQKGKEANKKGKPEALIHCSQCDNSGHPSCLDMSEELVSVIQTYRWQCMECKTCTVCQQPHHEDEMMFCDKCDRGYHTFCVGMDSIPNGLWVCEVCDKEFTTPKKKGAKTPKKSKSAHK is encoded by the exons ATGGCTGCTGTGCTCCCCGTGAGACCTCCCTGCGATAGCAATCCGGCTACACCTGGAGCACAATCCATAAAG GAGGATGTCATAGAAGAGGAGTCCAATGATGGGAGCCAGCCTCCCAAAAGACGGAGGATGGGTTCAGGGGATAGCTCTCGAAGCTGTGATACCCCTAGCCAAGAACTTGG CCCAACATATTTCCCGGCAGAGAACCTGACAGAGTACAAGTGGCCGCCAGATGACACCGGAGAGTATTACATGCTGCAGGAGCAGGTCAGCGAGTATCTGGGGGTCACATCATTTAAAAGGAAGTACCCTG ATATGGAGCGGAGAGACTTGTCCCATAAAGAGAAACTTTACCTGCGTGAGCAGAATGTCATTACTGAAACACAGTGCACTCTGG gactgacagctttgcGGAGTGACGAGGTGATAGATCTGATGATTAAGGAGTATCCCACCAAACATTCTGAGTACTCAGTCATActgcaggagagagagcgacagcGAATAGCAAAGGAGTACTCT caaatgcagcagcagaatccTCAGAAGGTGGAGGCCAGTAAGGTTCCTGAGTACATAAAGAAGGCAgcaaaaaaagctgcagaattCAACAGTAACTTTAACAGGGAGCGTATGGAAGAGAGGAGAGCTTATTTTGACCTCCAGACACAT ATCATCCAGGTGCCTCAGGGGAGGTTCAAGGTGCTAGCTCCAGAGTTGACCAGGACGGGGCCTTACCCTGTGGCTCTTATACCAGGACAGTTCCAAGACTACTATAAAAG ATATTCTCCCAATGAGCTGCGATATCTTCCGCTGAACACAGCTCTGTTTGAGCCTCCTCTCGATCCAGAACTCCCGGCACTAGATTCAGAGCCTGACTCAGATGATGCAGAAGATGGcaaggatgaaaaaaagaacaagaactCATCT GATAGTTCTTCAGGCAACACATCAGATGTGGAGAGCCAGGAGGGAGGAAGTGGACAGGGCCACAAGTCCAAGGCCAAAGACAGGACATCCACCCCAGGCAAAGATGGCAACCTGCGCCACTCAGCCTCCCACAAAGCCACCCCAGGGTACAAG CCTAAGGTCATTCCCAATGCTATATGTGGCATTTGCCAGAAGGGTAAAGAGGCCAACAAGAAAGGCAAGCCAGAGGCACTCATTCACTGCTCCCAATGTGATAACAGCG GCCACCCATCCTGCCTGGACATGAGTGAGGAGCTGGTGTCTGTGATCCAGACATACCGTTGGCAGTGTATGGAGTGTAAGACCTGCACTGTGTGCCAGCAGCCCCACCACGAGGATGAGATGATGTTCTGTGACAAATGTGACAGAGGATACCACACATTCTGCGTGGGCATGGACTCTATTCCAAATG GGCTTTGGGTATGTGAAGTATGTGACAAAGAATTCACCACACCCAAGAAGAAGGGAGCCAAAACACCCAAGAAGTCTAAATCAGCTCATAAATGA